A genomic window from Salvia miltiorrhiza cultivar Shanhuang (shh) chromosome 5, IMPLAD_Smil_shh, whole genome shotgun sequence includes:
- the LOC131024227 gene encoding uncharacterized protein LOC131024227 → MKMSSPNDEVMDHFTRENEPTMMDIERSDAIEEDDPFLKFIDYAKSILYEIAGQSEEDDPMRCPSWSWIATRILRTCVAYSSGVTPAILLSELSLAWNEQNKSGAPKKQSDIIAKLKKKHKRGKLANTITIDSIYEKKFLQLSSVIEAIIVDAFVLPGTDICMLTLGDIWSSNTIDLYLHGRFYNIADPRTGLLKKGREVLLTGCYLRISAGSSGCPRLLPTEYFVVLLDEDEDYDAMLLGAQFCADSFSSISLDEVNEGASLSLYARIEHIGPLEVLGKYGSLQRKQITLVDNDGVRLNFSLWGEQVLIANLFSIGSMLALDKPFINSSLETSNELCLEYGSATQLYLVPIISHKEQVSVALTQNHFQGSRLLKSSNLSEGPLVSQVTLPCDSHGSIDFNNYPFRSYVVDLRDKMMGISIYGIVTDIRASKGIFSLRIEDATGAIWAKLHFVKSWSLGKLGKGHTVYISGLSSSLTPRKSLELSWYENSGGSSFFNLSCLLAFLNTPTLHRLLSLSDLSIHTRGVQVCRVWLDQIEHCHVDTRFMHTICGHLVEKAPNVEVECKFCGRGCDGEVECTFRLEVTIADETGKVFASCVGQTAAELLQISPDEFAQLPEEEQIMYPSSLEQEKFVIAIVNCRRKERCQGFMAQDQSTADWEVTRAIKCCE, encoded by the exons ATGAAAATGAGCTCTCCGAATGACGAGGTGATGGACCACTtcacgagggagaacgagcccaCTATGATGGATATCGAGCGATCGGATGCTATCGAAGAAGACGATCCGTTTCTTAAATTCATCGACTACGCTAAATCGATTTTGTACGAGATTGCTGGTCAATCAGAGGAGGATGACCCCATGCGGTGTCCGAGCTGGAGCTGGATCGCGACTCGGATTCTCAGAACCTGCGTCGCGTATTCGAGCGGCGTGACGCCTGCTATTCTCCTCTCCGAGCTTTCTCTG GCCTGGAATGAGCAAAACAAAAGTGGAGCTCCGAAAAAACAGTCTGATATTATTGCCAAGTTGAAGAAGAAGCACAAGAGAGGGAAGCTAGCGAACACCATTACAATTGATTCAATATATGAGAAAAAATTCTTACAGTTGAGCAGTGTGATTGAAGCAATTATAGTTGATGCTTTTGTTCTCCCAG GAACAGATATTTGCATGCTGACTTTGGGTGATATCTGGAGCTCCAACACTATAGATCTCTATCTTCATGGGAG GTTCTATAATATTGCTGATCCGAGAACTGGTCTTCTGAAGAAAGGCAGGGAAGTTCTCTTGACTGGGTGCTATCTTCGGATTTCCGCAGGGAGTTCAGGATGCCCACGCCTTTTGCCAACTGAATATTTTGTTGTACTGTTGGATGAG GATGAAGATTATGATGCCATGCTTCTTGGAGCACAATTTTGTGCTGATTcgttttcttcaatttctcttGATGAAGTAAATGAAGGAGCCTCGCTTTCACTGTATGCAAG AATTGAACATATAGGACCACTGGAAGTCCTGGGTAAATATGGCAGTTTACAGAGGAAACAAATTACTCTTGTTGATAATGATGGTGTGAGATTAAATTTTTCTCTCTGGGGAGAGCAGGTACTCATTGCCAATCTGTTCAG CATTGGAAGTATGCTTGCGTTGGATAAGCCATTCATTAATAGTTCCCTTGAAACAAGCAATGAACTTTGCCTGGAATATGGTAGTGCGACTCAGCTATATTTGGTGCCTATTATTTCGCACAAAGAACAA GTCTCCGTAGCACTAACACAGAACCATTTTCAAGGATCAAGACTGCTGAAATCCTCAAATTTGAGCGAGGGACCATTAGTTTCTCAAGTGACGTTACCTTGTGATTCTCACGGTTCCATCGACTTCAACAATTACCCCTTTCGA TCATATGTTGTTGATCTACGAGATAAAATGATGGGGATTAGCATATACGGTATTGTTACAGACATAAGAGCATCTAAAGGCATTTTCTCTCTGAGGATTGAAGATGCTACTGGAGCAATATGGGCAAAGCTACACTTTGTAAAATCTTG GTCACTTGGGAAACTAGGGAAAGGCCACACAGTCTACATATCTGGTTTAAGCTCTTCACTTACTCCGCGAAAAAG TCTTGAATTATCATGGTATGAGAATAGTGGTGGATCATCATTCTTTAACTTGAGCTGCTTGCTAGCTTTCCTCAACACGCCAACTCTTCACAGATTATTGTCCCTCTCTGATCTATCCATCCATACAAGGGGTGTGCAA GTATGTCGAGTGTGGCTAGATCAGATCGAACATTGCCACGTGGATACGAGATTTATGCACACAATTTGTGGTCATCTTGTTGAGAAAGCACCTAATGTAGAGGTTGAATGCAAATTCTGTGGCAGAGGTTGCGACGGCGAAGTGGAATGTACGTTCCGTCTGGAAGTTACTATTGCGGATGAGACGGGAAAGGTCTTCGCTTCGTGTGTAGGCCAAACTGCTGCCGAGCTACTGCAGATTTCACCCGATGAGTTCGCTCAGTTGCCCGAG GAGGAACAAATCATGTATCCGTCGTCACTCGAACAGGAAAAGTTCGTCATAGCAATCGTCAACTGCAGGAGGAAAGAACGCTGTCAAGGATTCATGGCGCAAGATCAAAGCACGGCTGATTGGGAAGTTACTCGCGCAATCAAGTGTTGCGAGTAA